The Streptomyces seoulensis genome contains a region encoding:
- a CDS encoding MFS transporter, with product MTDSDADPSRRRPRPGYKAAAGVFAVGMMGTTLPTPLYGLYRERIGFSELIVTVVFAVYAVGVIVALLLAGGASDVLGRRPVLIVALVLSAFSAVCFLLEGGLPLLYLGRVLSGFSAGLLSGTGTAAVLDLAPPERRGRAALAATAANMGGLGLGPLVSGILAEYAPRPLALPFLVHLALLAVALVVTLLLTETVHHDGPRPPLRPQGMRVPPEVRGVFGPCALAAFAGFSLLGLFTAVAPAFLTETLGERNLAVTGAVVFSVFCASTGGQLLMGRIGARAALPWGCAVLAAGLVLVGTSLLVESLPLLLVGAITGGVGQGMAFRAGLTAVGGAAPEEHRGATISAFFVVAYLGISLPVVGVGALTVGLGVRGAGMVFTVCAILLVVAVGTRVRLHPPRAL from the coding sequence GTGACCGACTCCGACGCCGACCCCTCCCGGCGGCGCCCCCGCCCCGGCTACAAGGCCGCGGCGGGCGTCTTCGCCGTGGGCATGATGGGCACCACGCTCCCCACCCCGCTGTACGGGCTGTACCGGGAGCGGATCGGGTTCTCCGAGCTGATCGTGACCGTGGTGTTCGCGGTCTACGCGGTCGGCGTCATCGTCGCCCTGCTGCTCGCCGGCGGCGCCTCCGACGTGCTGGGGCGGCGCCCGGTGCTGATCGTCGCCCTGGTGCTGTCCGCGTTCAGCGCGGTGTGCTTCCTGCTGGAGGGCGGGCTGCCGCTGCTGTACCTCGGCCGGGTGCTGTCCGGGTTCTCGGCGGGCCTGCTCAGCGGCACCGGTACGGCCGCCGTCCTCGACCTCGCCCCGCCCGAGCGCCGGGGGCGGGCGGCGCTCGCGGCCACCGCGGCCAACATGGGCGGGCTCGGGCTCGGGCCGCTCGTGTCCGGAATCCTCGCCGAGTACGCGCCCCGGCCGCTCGCTCTGCCCTTCCTCGTGCACCTCGCCCTGCTGGCCGTTGCCCTCGTCGTCACCCTGCTGCTCACCGAGACCGTCCACCACGACGGACCCCGGCCGCCGCTCAGGCCGCAGGGGATGCGGGTGCCGCCCGAGGTGCGCGGGGTGTTCGGGCCCTGCGCGCTGGCCGCCTTCGCCGGGTTCTCCCTGCTCGGTCTGTTCACGGCGGTGGCGCCCGCCTTCCTCACCGAGACCCTCGGGGAGCGCAACCTCGCGGTGACCGGCGCCGTGGTGTTCAGCGTGTTCTGCGCCTCCACCGGCGGCCAGCTCCTCATGGGCCGGATCGGCGCCCGTGCCGCTCTGCCGTGGGGCTGCGCCGTGCTCGCCGCCGGGCTCGTCCTGGTCGGCACCTCGCTGCTGGTGGAGTCCCTGCCGCTGCTGCTCGTCGGCGCGATCACCGGCGGGGTCGGGCAGGGCATGGCGTTCCGGGCGGGGCTCACGGCGGTCGGCGGGGCCGCGCCCGAGGAACACCGGGGCGCCACCATCTCCGCCTTCTTCGTCGTGGCCTACCTCGGCATCTCGCTGCCGGTCGTCGGGGTGGGTGCCCTGACGGTGGGTCTGGGCGTGCGCGGGGCCGGGATGGTGTTCACCGTCTGCGCGATCCTGCTGGTCGTGGCGGTGGGTACCCGTGTACGGCTGCACCCGCCGCGCGCACTGTGA
- a CDS encoding DUF1398 domain-containing protein has protein sequence MPTATPAVPNLKAALARAAEVRPKAGGFPHLAEALRQAGVTRCAMTVPSNAMLYLTEAGPVAVQGEPLFTGMTDVPLFDRTALLAALRADQAGETAFPEFVRGCWQAGVVRYDVDLSARTCTYYGANEESYVETYPEVTL, from the coding sequence ATGCCCACGGCCACCCCCGCCGTCCCGAACCTCAAGGCCGCCCTGGCCCGTGCCGCCGAGGTGCGCCCGAAGGCGGGCGGCTTCCCTCACCTCGCCGAGGCGCTGAGGCAGGCCGGAGTCACCCGGTGCGCGATGACCGTGCCGTCGAACGCGATGCTCTACCTCACCGAGGCAGGTCCCGTCGCCGTCCAGGGCGAGCCCCTGTTCACCGGCATGACTGACGTGCCGCTCTTCGACCGCACGGCCCTGCTCGCCGCATTGCGCGCCGACCAGGCGGGCGAGACGGCCTTTCCGGAGTTCGTCCGGGGCTGCTGGCAGGCGGGCGTGGTCCGGTACGACGTCGACCTGAGCGCGCGGACCTGCACCTACTACGGCGCGAACGAGGAGAGCTACGTCGAGACGTATCCGGAAGTGACACTGTGA
- a CDS encoding MarR family winged helix-turn-helix transcriptional regulator, whose protein sequence is MRDEAALLVADVYEAAGALRRLGERTAGTEGLTQARWQVMSAVSEDALTVPQAARRLGVSRQNVQRVANDLVQLGLAVFAANPDHRGSPLLGLTENGRVVLARVTARAEAAHRELFGDIPEDEIRAARTSLRRLLAALDRREGDPGAG, encoded by the coding sequence ATGCGGGACGAGGCAGCCCTACTGGTCGCCGATGTGTACGAGGCGGCGGGGGCGCTGCGCCGGCTGGGGGAGCGGACCGCCGGTACGGAGGGGCTCACCCAGGCGCGCTGGCAGGTGATGAGCGCGGTGTCCGAGGACGCGCTGACCGTTCCTCAGGCGGCCCGGCGGCTCGGTGTGAGCAGGCAGAACGTGCAGCGGGTCGCCAATGACCTCGTTCAGCTCGGTCTGGCTGTCTTCGCCGCGAACCCGGACCATCGTGGTTCGCCCCTGCTGGGGCTCACCGAGAACGGCCGGGTCGTGCTGGCGCGCGTCACCGCACGGGCCGAGGCGGCCCACCGTGAACTCTTCGGGGACATCCCCGAGGACGAGATCCGGGCGGCCCGCACCTCCCTGCGCAGGCTGCTCGCCGCACTCGACCGGCGCGAAGGGGACCCGGGCGCCGGGTAG
- a CDS encoding DUF1206 domain-containing protein: MAAAARAGFVARGLIYLLVGVIALQIALGGDGGGKQADRGGALAELAGKPFGAAMLWIVGIALAGMALWRLSEAAFGSAGPDGTKASKRALAAARAVFYAFVSYSVLSYAAGQKGSGGGSSDQQSDDVTAMALKWPGGQWIVGAAGVAVIAAGVWMLVRAATKKFRKHLRTGEMSRTARRVTDVLGVGGGTARGLVFGVAGAFALVAAVQHEPGKAKGMDDTLRSFRDMPAGPWLLALIALGLAAFGLFSWCNARWREV, translated from the coding sequence ATGGCCGCTGCGGCGAGGGCGGGCTTCGTCGCCCGCGGACTGATCTACCTGCTCGTCGGGGTCATAGCCCTGCAGATAGCCCTGGGCGGTGACGGCGGCGGCAAGCAGGCCGACCGCGGCGGCGCCCTGGCCGAGCTGGCCGGGAAGCCGTTCGGCGCGGCGATGCTGTGGATCGTCGGCATCGCACTGGCGGGCATGGCGCTGTGGCGGCTGTCGGAGGCGGCGTTCGGCAGCGCCGGGCCCGACGGGACGAAGGCGTCGAAGCGGGCGCTGGCCGCCGCGCGCGCCGTGTTCTACGCCTTCGTCTCCTACTCGGTGCTGTCCTACGCGGCCGGACAGAAGGGCAGCGGCGGCGGCTCCTCGGACCAGCAGAGCGACGACGTGACGGCGATGGCGCTGAAGTGGCCCGGCGGCCAGTGGATCGTCGGCGCGGCCGGGGTCGCCGTGATCGCGGCGGGGGTGTGGATGCTGGTCCGCGCCGCGACGAAGAAGTTCCGCAAGCACCTGCGCACCGGCGAGATGTCGCGGACGGCGCGACGGGTCACCGACGTCCTCGGCGTGGGCGGCGGCACGGCCCGCGGGCTGGTCTTCGGCGTGGCGGGCGCGTTCGCCCTGGTCGCGGCCGTACAGCACGAGCCGGGCAAGGCCAAGGGGATGGACGACACGCTGCGGTCCTTCCGCGACATGCCCGCCGGGCCCTGGCTGCTGGCGCTGATCGCGCTCGGGCTGGCCGCGTTCGGTCTCTTCTCCTGGTGCAACGCCCGCTGGCGCGAGGTGTGA
- a CDS encoding CAP domain-containing protein, whose protein sequence is MGKHRKNQQYRRALIAAVAVGAVGVPTAAVACVDWKDDPRQPTEATAWQAEQAPRHESHHVVKQDGDRDPGPAADTTPSASPSVRTRTEHRPAPDHHRTTRATAPEAERTAEPAAAKPATPKSASAKPASAPTVRQISTRPRPVQTATTTAPSSPQPAATASGDVARVVELVNAERAKVGCSPVELNSTLSKAAQEHSADMAAHNTMSHTGSDGSDPGSRITAAGYRWSAYGENVAYGYSTPEQVMAGWMDSPGHRENILNCSFKEIGVGLAQPGSYWTQDFGTAR, encoded by the coding sequence ATGGGAAAGCACCGTAAGAACCAGCAGTACCGACGGGCGCTCATAGCCGCCGTCGCCGTGGGGGCGGTGGGCGTACCGACCGCCGCCGTGGCCTGCGTCGACTGGAAGGACGACCCCCGGCAGCCGACCGAGGCCACCGCCTGGCAGGCGGAGCAGGCCCCCCGTCACGAGTCGCACCACGTCGTCAAGCAGGACGGCGACCGCGACCCCGGCCCGGCCGCCGACACGACGCCCTCCGCTTCCCCCAGCGTTCGTACCCGCACCGAGCACCGGCCCGCGCCCGACCACCACCGCACCACCCGGGCGACGGCGCCCGAGGCCGAGCGGACCGCCGAGCCGGCCGCCGCCAAGCCCGCCACCCCCAAGTCGGCCTCCGCCAAGCCCGCCTCGGCGCCGACGGTGCGCCAGATCTCCACCCGGCCCCGCCCCGTACAGACCGCCACCACCACCGCGCCGAGCAGCCCGCAGCCCGCGGCGACCGCCTCCGGCGACGTGGCCCGCGTCGTGGAACTGGTCAACGCCGAGCGCGCCAAGGTCGGCTGCTCCCCGGTCGAGCTCAACTCCACCCTGTCCAAGGCCGCGCAGGAACACAGCGCCGACATGGCCGCGCACAACACCATGTCGCACACCGGCTCCGACGGCTCCGACCCCGGCTCGCGCATCACCGCCGCCGGCTACCGGTGGAGCGCGTACGGCGAGAACGTCGCCTACGGCTACTCCACGCCCGAGCAGGTCATGGCGGGATGGATGGACAGCCCCGGCCACCGGGAGAACATCCTCAACTGCTCCTTCAAGGAGATCGGCGTGGGCCTCGCCCAGCCCGGCAGCTACTGGACCCAGGACTTCGGCACCGCCCGGTAG
- a CDS encoding glycerol-3-phosphate dehydrogenase/oxidase — MSIRDHADRTAAPGSSLDAARRTRELATAAGGGTADLLVVGLGATGAGVALDAAARGLDVVAVDAHDLAFGTSRWSSKLIHGGLRYLAAGQFDVAHESAVERGVLMTRTAPHLVAAQPFVLPLTPLVSRAQASLAWAGFRAGDMLRLAARTPRQVLPVPRRLTAAEARHLAPSVRAAGLRGGLLSWDGRVTDDARLVTALARTAAAHGARVLTRVRALGLGPTGARFRDELTGEEGEIRARAVVNATGVWAGGLVDGFRVRPSRGTHLVLRSERLGALPAGLHIPVPGETNRFVLVLPQGDGRTYVGLTDEPVEGEIPDVPEVPETDIGFLLDVLGSVLDAPVRRDEVDGAFAGLRPLLDTSVPGGPDSASVRTSDISRRHAVLTSPDGVVTVVGGKLTTYRRMAQDAVDAAVAARGLPSAPSPTAGLPLVGAAGPERLRDLPAPARLVRRYGTEAPAVQALAERDPALAEPVLPGHPVTRAELLWAARHEGALDPSDLLDRRTRIGLVPEDRAEALAVAAEVLARATPSGV, encoded by the coding sequence GCGGCGCGCGGTCTCGACGTCGTCGCGGTCGACGCCCATGACCTGGCCTTCGGCACCTCCCGCTGGAGTTCCAAGCTGATCCACGGGGGGCTGCGCTATCTGGCGGCCGGGCAGTTCGACGTGGCGCACGAGAGCGCGGTCGAGCGGGGGGTGCTGATGACGCGTACGGCCCCGCATCTGGTGGCCGCGCAGCCCTTCGTGCTGCCGCTGACCCCACTGGTGTCACGGGCGCAGGCGTCGCTGGCCTGGGCGGGGTTCCGGGCGGGTGACATGCTCCGGTTGGCCGCCCGCACCCCCCGGCAGGTGCTGCCGGTGCCGCGCCGGCTGACGGCGGCCGAGGCCCGGCATCTGGCACCCTCGGTGCGCGCGGCCGGACTGCGCGGCGGGCTGCTGTCCTGGGACGGCCGGGTGACCGACGACGCCCGCCTGGTCACCGCCCTCGCCCGCACCGCCGCCGCGCACGGAGCACGGGTCCTCACCCGCGTCCGGGCCCTGGGACTCGGACCCACCGGGGCCCGCTTCCGGGACGAACTCACCGGCGAGGAAGGGGAGATCAGGGCGCGGGCCGTCGTCAACGCGACCGGTGTGTGGGCCGGCGGCCTGGTCGACGGCTTCCGTGTACGCCCCTCACGCGGCACCCATCTCGTGCTGCGCTCCGAGCGCCTGGGCGCGCTCCCGGCCGGCCTGCACATACCGGTGCCCGGCGAGACCAACCGCTTCGTGCTGGTGCTGCCCCAGGGCGACGGCCGCACCTACGTCGGCCTCACGGACGAGCCGGTCGAGGGCGAGATCCCGGACGTGCCCGAGGTACCGGAGACGGACATCGGCTTCCTGCTGGACGTGCTGGGCTCGGTGCTGGACGCGCCGGTACGCCGGGACGAGGTGGACGGCGCCTTCGCCGGGCTGCGCCCGCTGCTGGACACCTCGGTGCCGGGCGGCCCGGACAGCGCCTCCGTGCGCACCTCGGACATCTCGCGCCGGCACGCGGTGCTGACCTCGCCGGACGGGGTGGTCACCGTGGTGGGCGGCAAGCTGACGACGTACCGGCGGATGGCGCAGGACGCCGTCGACGCGGCCGTGGCCGCGCGCGGCCTGCCGTCGGCCCCCTCCCCGACCGCCGGACTCCCGCTGGTCGGCGCGGCCGGCCCGGAGCGGCTGCGCGACCTGCCCGCGCCCGCCCGGCTGGTCCGCCGCTACGGCACCGAGGCTCCCGCCGTGCAGGCACTGGCCGAGCGGGACCCGGCGCTCGCCGAGCCGGTGCTGCCCGGCCATCCGGTCACCCGCGCGGAACTCCTCTGGGCCGCCCGGCACGAGGGCGCCCTCGACCCGTCCGACCTCCTGGACCGGCGTACCCGCATCGGACTCGTCCCCGAGGACCGCGCCGAGGCGCTCGCCGTCGCCGCCGAAGTGCTGGCGCGGGCCACCCCGTCGGGCGTCTGA